ATATGCCACACACGATTGTGACTGATGTCTGTGAAGGCGTCGCTGATTGCGTAGACGCCTGTCCAGTAGCTTGCATTCATCAAGGTCCCAGCAAAAACGTCAAGGGAACCGATTGGTATTGGATTGACTTTGCCACCTGCATTGACTGTGGCATATGTATCCAAGTTTGTCCGGTAGAAGGGGCGATTGTCCCAGAAGAACGACCCGATTTACAAAAAACACCGTAGTATAAACGGTTAACGTCCTTTAAAAAACAGGCATTTCAAAACAGAACTTTGCCTGTTTTTCCAGTATCCGACAACCCACTTCAAGTTCCAGAAGCAACTAGTTTAACTGCTATATCTTTACTCGCAATCTACTTTGCTGCAAGCCGTAGAAGGAAAACAAAAGCTGCTTAATTTCAAATTCAGTAGCCCTTAAGATGAAAGTTAGGGCATAGGTTTTTTACCTGCAGCAATTCCCCGCAAGGGTTGTGAACGTTTTTTGTCGTGCAGCCTTCAAGGACAGCGCGGACTGGAAGTCCGCACTACGAACTAATGTTCATAAATTATTTGGGATTACTGTATGTCATTTTAATATTGGAACTGGATTTATCTTGGTATATAGTTATATCGTTTAATTTTGCCAAATAACTGTAGTTTAAAGTCACTATATTTTGTATTTATAACGTAGGCTATTATGTCTGATTCGCTCACTCATTCTTCTCCCCTTTTAGAAGTGAAAAATGTTCACGCTGGATACATCAAAGATGTAGATATCCTGCAAGGTGTGAATTTCCGAGTGGAAAGAGGGGAATTGGTAACAGTGATTGGTCCCAACGGTGCTGGTAAATCGACCTTAGCAAAAACCATTTTTGGGCTTTTGACTCCCCACACAGGCTCAATGACCTTCAATGGCGAGAATATTGTTGGACTAAAATCGAATCAAATTGTTCAGCGGGGAATGTGCTATGTACCGCAAATTGCCAATGTCTTCCCTTCTTTGAGCGTAGAAGAAAATTTAGAAATGGGCGCTTTTGTTCGCAATGTTCCTCTCAAACCGCTCAAAGATAAAATATATACTATGTTCTCCAGGCTTGGCGATCGCCGTCACCAACGCGCTGGAACCCTTTCAGGTGGCGAACGCCAAATGCTGGCGATGGGCAAAGCTTTGATGTTAGAACCTAGCTTACTGCTTTTAGATGAACCTTCAGCTGCTTTGTCTCCCATCCTAGTGACGCAAGTGTTTGAGCAGATTAAGCATATTAACCAAAGTGGTACAGCGATCGTACTGGTAGAGCAAAATGCCCGTAAAGCTTTGGAAATGGCTGATCGGGGTTACGTCCTAGAGTCAGGACGCGATGCTATCTCAGGTCTTGGTTTGGAATTGTTGAATAACCCCAAGGTAGGCGAACTGTACTTGGGAGCAGGGAAAACGCATTGAGGTAGATAGTCGTGAGTGGGTAGTCGTACTTTTTCACAACGACCAACGACCAACGACCAACTATCCACTAAACAATTAAAAGACTCTTAAATCGTTAGTTGCTAACTCTTGCATCCTTGCAGAAATTGATATGTTCCAGCTGACAACCGTTTGGTTGTTGACTGGATTCAGATTACTGGGATAGATTGATGAGTCGAAAGAATGGATTTGTAGGGCGTCGTAATTTTTTGAGGCATTGTGTTGCGGGGGTCGGAGGCTTTGCAATTGGAAATATCATACTTTGGAACACAAAGCAAGCTGTTGCTCTACCAGCTACAGTTGCTAATGCAAGTTCAGCAACTCCCATTCCAGTCTATCCGGACGCAGCTTTAGAACGATTACTGAATGGGAATCAACGATTTGTACATCAAAAGCGAAAATATCCCGACCAAACATTAGAGCGTCTGCAATTGGTTGCTAAAGGTCAATATCCTTTTGCGTCTATACTTGGTTGTGCAGATTCTAGAGTCCCTGCGGAAATTATTTTCGACCAGGGACTTGGGGATTTATTTGTCGTACGAGTTGCTGGTAATGTCGCCAGTGATATGGTGATAGGTAGCTTGGAATATGCTACAGCAATATTAGGTTCTCAACTGATTGTGGTTTTGGGTCATAGAAAATGTGGTGCTGTCGCGGAGGCGCTTCAAGAAGAAGCTGTTCCTGGCAGAATAGGCTTTGTTGTTGAAGGCATCAAACCAGCTGTAGAAAGAGTTAAGTTAAGAACAGGCGACATTAAGGAGAATGCAGTTGTCGGCAACATTCAATATCAGGCAGAAAAATTACAGGAAAGCTCAACGATTTTGGCTAAACTCATTCGCCAAGGCAAGCTAAAAATTGTTGGTGCTTGTTACGATATTGATACTGGTAAAGTATCTGTTGTTGCCTAATATTGCAGGCATTGAGTTAATAAATATCAAATTTTGGTAGCGATATTATTATGGAGGAGCTATATTTAGCCCCTCCGTTTCTATACAATCAAAGGCTATTATTTATACTAAAACTAAGTAATTTTACTGAATAAATATGTCAAGAACTAGCGCCATAGTAGTGGGGTGTGAGAAGATTGAATAATAAGGAACCGCAGATGAACGCAGATGGACGCAGATGGGAGTTAAATGAGATTACAGAAAAGATTATTGGTTGCGCGTTTACGGTAGGGAAAGGCTTGGGATGTGGGTTCTTGGAAAAGGTTTATGAGAATGCTTTGGCTTACGAGTTGCGACAGATTGGTTTGTTGGTAGAACAACAATATGATATTGAAGTGCAATACAAGGGGATTGTCGTTGGCAAATTTTTAGCTGATTTATTGGTAGAAAGGCGCGTTTTGGTGGAACTTAAAGCAGTTAGAGTTTTGGATGAAAACCACTTTGCACAGTGTCTTAACTACCTAAAAGCTACAGGTCTAAATGTATGTCTATTAATCAATTTTGGCAATCCAAAGGTAGAATTTAAACGTATCGTCCGAAATTTATAATTTTATCTGCGTCCATCTGCGGTTAAAAATTCTTTGTGATTCTCAAACTCCTGCCAGAACACTTGCAAACTATCTGCACTCACGCCGAAACGACCTACCCAGAGGAGTGCTGCGGTATAATATTGGGTTATCTGGCAAGTGAGGGCAAAACTGTGGTAAAAGTGATGCCAACAGAAAATGCCTGGAGTGCAGAAACAGCAGCAGATTTCCCTAGAGATGACACATTAGATTACAGCAAGAGGCAAAGGTATGCGATCGTCCGTTTTTTGCCAAGGCGTTTCTTTCAGAAACGCCTTCCCCGTTCCGAAGGAACGGGGCAACTGCACGGAGTGCAGTTGGGCAAAAGGACGCGCTTCGCGATCGCACCTCAAGTCATGTTGCAGGCACAAAAGGAAGCACGCGATTGTAAACTAAATATCATAGGAATTTATCACTCCCATACCGATCATCCAGCGATTCCCTCAGAATGCGATCGCCAGCTAGCTTGGCAGGAGTACTCCTACATCATTGTTTCCGTACAAAAAGGCAAAGCTAGTGACATCAAAAGTTGGCTTCTAGATGATAACCATCAGTTTCAGCAAGAAGCAATTGAAAAGTTAGGTTAAGAACCAGTCATACAAAAAGACACAAAGGGTATTGTTTTTCGGTAGGATTAAAAATCCGCTCTTCCTCATCAAACTGCTATGCTTAATCCCAATCTGGATGAAATCCAGCTAACAAAAGATGATTACGAACGTTACTCCCGTCACCTCATTTTGCCAGAAGTGGGACTGGAGGGACAAAAACGTCTAAAAGCTGCCAGTGTGCTATGTATCGGTACAGGTGGACTGGGTTCACCTCTGCTTTTGTATCTGGCGGCGGCGGGTATCGGACGCATCGGTATTGTTGATTTTGATATTGTCGATACTTCCAACCTGCAACGCCAAGTCATTCATGGCACATCTTGGGTGGGTAAACCTAAGATTGAATCTGCAAAGAATCGCATTCACGAGATTAATCCTGACTGTCAGGTTGACTTGTACGAAACTCGCCTGACTTCGGAAAATGCCCTCGATATTATTAAACCTTACGATATCGTGGTGGATGGTACCGATAACTTCCCCACACGGTATTTAGTCAACGATGCTTGCGTGTTGCTGAACAAGCCCAACGTCTACGGTTCCATTTTCCGTTTTGAAGGGCAAGCGACGGTATTTAACTACGAGGATGGACCGAATTATCGCGACCTTTACCCAGAACCACCACCACCAGGAATGGTTCCCTCTTGTGCAGAAGGTGGCGTACTAGGTGTTTTGTGCGGTATTATTGGCACGATCCAAGCTACCGAAACTGTCAAAATTATTATTGGACAAGGTAACACCTTAAGTGGGCGACTGCTGCTGTACAATGCCTTGGAAATGAAGTTCCGAGAGTTAAAGCTCCGTCCTAACCCAGTGCGCCCAGTCATTGAAAAGTTGATAGACTACGAACAATTCTGCGGTATCCCACAAGCTAAAGCACAAGAGGAGAAACAGCAGATGGAAATTTCAGAAATGACAGTGCAGGAGTTGAAGCAATTGCTGGATAGCGGTGCAGATGATTTTGTGCTGCTAGATGTCCGTAACCCGCATGAATATGAAATTGCCAAAATACCTGGTGCAGTCTTGGTACCGTTACCAGATATTGAAAACGGTCAAGGCGTTACTCAGGTGAAGGAATTGCTCAACGGTCATCGTCTAATTGCCCATTGTAAGATGGGTGGGCGTTCTGCAAAAGCCTTGGGAATTCTTAAGGAAGCGGGAATTGATGGTACGAATGTGAAGGGTGGTATTACCGCTTGGAGTAAGGAAATCGATCCGTCAGTGCCGACGTATTAATAAGGAACTGCATTTGAATTATGTAGAGACGCGCCATGGCGCGTCTCTACAATGCGTCTTTGCATAAGGTAAAATCTACTGAGCAAACCAGCAACGAATCAACTCCACTTGAAAGCGAAAGCCCTCACCAACTTCTTCAATCAACTCGCGTTGTAACAGCAGTTCAAAAGCGCTTTCCGATACATCAGGAAGTTGTTGCAACGTAGTACTTCTACTGACTATTGCCCCTTCCCCTTGTGCTGCCAACAAGCGCAGGATAACTAACCCAGCAGCGTCTACTTGGTTATTTTGAATATCTGCAAAGAAGAAACTGCCACTACTCAAAGCTTCTGGTACCGCCGCTTCCACGTCCGCCATAGTTGCCAGTCGGCGAACAGAGGGGTCTTGCTCGTTCTTGAGGGCGACAATTTCACCACACAGCAGTTGTACGAGGAAAGGGTGACACCGGGTGAGTTGCAGCACTCGCTTCACAGCGTCTGGTTCATAACGCAAGGTAAAATCTTTGACGGGATACTCAATTAATTGCCGCGCTTCGTCTTCTTTAAGGTAGGAGATATGTACAACTTGGACATTAATCAAGTAGCTAGCCCAGCGTTGATATTCTTCTATGGTATGCGAGCCAGCCAGCAGAACTTTGAAGCGGGGACGATGTTGTATGAGGTGACGCAGCATTCCCAGAACGTCTTGCTCATCAAAGCGTCCTTTGGTTATTGCGCTGTCTAGCACCTCGAACTCGTCTAGAGCAAGTAAAGCGGTATTTTGTCCTAGTGCGTGTTCTACGTCATCCAGCCATTCATTAAAGCTGGTGAAGGGGTCAGTTGGTAGCGCTTCCCGCGTTAGAGATGGCAGGGTTAGGGCGCTTTGCCGTTTAGCTGAGTTCACCATACCTTTAGCAAGATTGTAGAGAAAACCTGCATGGTCACTTGCTGATGAGGGTGCCCCCTGCAAGTCCACAAACATGGGGATGATAGTATTGGGCAGCAGGCGTCCCAGGTTGTTCAGTAGGGAGGTTTTACCCATGCGCCGCTGTCCATAGAGTAGCAAGGGAGGACGGCGGCGGTCTAGGAGTAATTGCTCAATGCGTGTACCGATATCAGTGCGTCCGGTAAAGATTTCTTGCTGTTCTGTCAGGGGTACGCCAGTGATGTAAGGAGAGTCAATTTCTTGACGAAGTTCGGTTGTTTTAGCCAGTTGCTCGACATAGTTAGTGATTATCGCACGCCAACTGTGAGCGATGGGGCGGAAGAGGACAGGGTATTTGTAGCTGCTGCTAATTAATGCCTGCAACTCTACATCTAACTTATCTCGAATACTCTTGAGTGCTAGGCGCTGGTGGTAAGCAGTTCCCTGATTGAGAGCAACTTCTACGTTTTCGCTAATGTTACCAAAAGTGCGTATCAGTAAATTAGCTGGACTTTCCATTTGGCTGTGAGTCAAGCGCTGGTAAACTGTACTGATAGTCACCACATCTGCACAACGTTCCAACTGACGAGCATTTTGTGCAATCACCTGCTCGAGTTGGTTTGTGTCTTGGTTGTTTATCAGTACATTTCTGCTAAGAGAGTTTCTGATGGAAAGATATAACTTCGGCACCACGAAGTAAGTGATTAATAAAACAGCAGTAATCACGATGAAAACGAGAATTCCGTAAAGTGGTAGTGCCGCTGATGACAACGATAGCAAGACTGACAGCACTGATGTTACTAATCCGACTATGGCAGCTGCAACTGATAACCATTGCTCTAGTTGACTTTGCTGTTGCCGCCTCTGCTCTTGCTTCCGTAATGCCAAACTCTGCTGGATGAAGTCTCGCTCCACTTCACTGAAATCTCGGCCTTGCTGTAGCCAATCTTCCGCCTCAGCTAAGGGTATACCTCGCAACAAGGCTCCGTCATCCTTGCCACTAGCCAGCCATTGATGCACCAACGCTCGCAGTCGCTCCTGCCAGATTAGGAAGCTGCGGTCAATCTCTATCCAGTGACGCAGCCTTTGCCATTCTCGAATCAGAGCTTCATGGGCAATTTCTACTGTTCTTTCTCCGGTAATCCATCCTTGGGTAACTATCAATAGGCGGGCAGCTGTTAGGCGCTCAATTACATCCTCATTGTATTGTCCCACTTCAGCAAGGGTTGCCTGTCGCCTCGTGTCCTCTGTTCCTTCCCCCGGACGCACCAGTTGGAGGAACACCCGTTGCACCTGTTGCTGATCTGCACTGCTCAGTTGAGCATACACCTCCTCAGCATACTTAGCCAATGACAGTCCAACCCCGCCGATTTGGACGTAATCCATAAGCGTGAGCAAACCATTTCTCTGTTTTGTCCATAGCTGAGTCAAAGTGAACTCCAGTAAGGGTAAAATCCCCGGTTCTCCTGCCACATCATCCAGAATACGCTCCGCAAGCCCTGACTCAATCTGTACATTCATCATCTGGGCAGGCTTTTGAATAGCATCTCTCAATTCTTGGTGATTCATTGAAGGAAGCATCAAGACCCCATACTGCAAAGCATCGGCAAAGGGACGGTAAGAAAGAGCATTTTCGAGAAAATCAGCTCGCAGAGTCAGGACAAGTGTAAAATTCGGTGCATGGTGAACCGCTTCCAATAAACTCTCTAAAAAGTGAGCACGCTCCTGGAAATCGGAGCAAAGGGTGTACAGTTCCTCAAACTGATCCGCTACAAGCAACAGGCGTCTGTTGGTGTTGTTCTCTGTGATAGCTGTTACCACATGCCGTAATACCTTTGGATTCTGCTGTAACTCTGTGGCTAACTTTCTTGCTCGCACCATCCAGTCAATTTCACTTTCTTGGGGTTTTAGCACAGAGATCATTGCATCGGCTAGGGCATACAAAGGACGCCGACCAGGACTAAAAGAGGCGATCTGCCAGTTACCTTGTTGGCGCAAGTGCGGGATGAGACCAGCAAATACCACTGAGGATTTGCCACTACCGGAAGCCCCAATCACTGCAACTAGGGAACATTGTTGCGTCGCTGATACCAGTTTCTCTGTGAAAGCTTCCCGCCCAAAGAAAAAAGGAGCGTGCTCCTCACGGAAAGCCGACAAGCTACGGTAAGGGCAGGGAACAATGGGCTGTGATGTCATGGTTCCTCCAAGAGGAATCGAAATGGTACTATCTGTCGCAACCCCTCCTCCCGCCAATTCTCATCAGTCTCTTCATCTTCTAGATTAAACAATCTTTCCCGACAAAGAATTTGCAACAAAAGTGGCAAGCGTTGGCTTTGTTGCAAAATCCACTCCACATCTTCATCAGGAAAGGGGATAGGCGAACTAGCTATCAATTCCCGCGCTTCTGCCTCCGTCAGCGCTCCCAATGTTGCGGTATAGCCGAAAATATTGAAAAAGGGTGAACTATGCCCCGTGTTGCGAGCAAGTTCAATGGGTGATTCGTGGGTAGCTAAGATAAAGGCTAGATTTCCTCTTGTGTGGTTAGTCGCTAATGAACGCAAACACTCCCAAAACTCATCATCTAACTCTGGACAGCGTTGCAACCCAACGCCAATTTCATCGAGTAAGATGACTGTGGGATTATGCAAATTCTCACTGACTACATCCATGAAGTAATCTAAATTACAAGGCGTCGGCACTTTTAGATTTAGGCATTCTAGGATATAGCCTAGTAGCCTTTCTCTGCTTGCCATTCGCGGGTCTTGGAAGTCTACGAATATCCACTTATAACTTTCTGCTTGCGGTAGCCAGTCGTACTTTTGCCCAGAACGTAGCTTTTCTGGTGGAGTGGTAGTGATGTTTTTTAGATAATGCAGCAGAGAAGTCTTGCCAATGCGTCGTTTACCGATAATGGCAGCATTTTGTAGAGGATGGCGTTTGAGTAAGTCGAAGAGGCGTTTGAGTTCTTTTTGCCGTCCAAAAAAGTAACGGGGATGGGTGATGGGAGAACCAGTGATGAAAGGCGAGGTTTCCTCAAGGGTGATGTTTGAACCATGTAGAGACGCCCCATGGCGCGTCTCCACAGTATCTGGTTCGTTTTTATCAGCAATTTCTTGCCAGTCTAGCCCTAATTTTTCGCAAAATTCCACAAAATTCAGGTAATCAACTGGTTCCCCCCTGAGGAAGTTCTTGATGGTAGACTCAGAACGCCCCATTTCTGTGGCGAAAGCTTTTTGGCTGGGATAGCCAGAACGCTGGAGAGATGATTTAACTTTTTGAATGTACTCTTGGGCAACTCTAAGCGATCGTGCCATCACTCCGCATCGAAAAACTACTCAGAGTATAACGAGTTTTACACAATGTAGAGTGCAAGGTGCCTAACCCAAAAACACCAACGCACCCTTGTATCTTAGAAGAAGTGGTAGATTAAGCAACCCTAGAGAATTGGGGCACATTTCTAATGGTTGCTACAAGCGCGATGGGCTGCGCCCCGCCAAAGGCGATCATTGTCATGAATGTGTGAATTACTGAAAGGAGAAAGCATTTTGGCGAAATGAGAAAGCAATTCACCAAAATGCTTTCTCAAAATACTAAAACGAGTA
The sequence above is a segment of the Mastigocladopsis repens PCC 10914 genome. Coding sequences within it:
- the moeB gene encoding molybdopterin-synthase adenylyltransferase MoeB, giving the protein MLNPNLDEIQLTKDDYERYSRHLILPEVGLEGQKRLKAASVLCIGTGGLGSPLLLYLAAAGIGRIGIVDFDIVDTSNLQRQVIHGTSWVGKPKIESAKNRIHEINPDCQVDLYETRLTSENALDIIKPYDIVVDGTDNFPTRYLVNDACVLLNKPNVYGSIFRFEGQATVFNYEDGPNYRDLYPEPPPPGMVPSCAEGGVLGVLCGIIGTIQATETVKIIIGQGNTLSGRLLLYNALEMKFRELKLRPNPVRPVIEKLIDYEQFCGIPQAKAQEEKQQMEISEMTVQELKQLLDSGADDFVLLDVRNPHEYEIAKIPGAVLVPLPDIENGQGVTQVKELLNGHRLIAHCKMGGRSAKALGILKEAGIDGTNVKGGITAWSKEIDPSVPTY
- a CDS encoding nSTAND1 domain-containing NTPase, which gives rise to MTSQPIVPCPYRSLSAFREEHAPFFFGREAFTEKLVSATQQCSLVAVIGASGSGKSSVVFAGLIPHLRQQGNWQIASFSPGRRPLYALADAMISVLKPQESEIDWMVRARKLATELQQNPKVLRHVVTAITENNTNRRLLLVADQFEELYTLCSDFQERAHFLESLLEAVHHAPNFTLVLTLRADFLENALSYRPFADALQYGVLMLPSMNHQELRDAIQKPAQMMNVQIESGLAERILDDVAGEPGILPLLEFTLTQLWTKQRNGLLTLMDYVQIGGVGLSLAKYAEEVYAQLSSADQQQVQRVFLQLVRPGEGTEDTRRQATLAEVGQYNEDVIERLTAARLLIVTQGWITGERTVEIAHEALIREWQRLRHWIEIDRSFLIWQERLRALVHQWLASGKDDGALLRGIPLAEAEDWLQQGRDFSEVERDFIQQSLALRKQEQRRQQQSQLEQWLSVAAAIVGLVTSVLSVLLSLSSAALPLYGILVFIVITAVLLITYFVVPKLYLSIRNSLSRNVLINNQDTNQLEQVIAQNARQLERCADVVTISTVYQRLTHSQMESPANLLIRTFGNISENVEVALNQGTAYHQRLALKSIRDKLDVELQALISSSYKYPVLFRPIAHSWRAIITNYVEQLAKTTELRQEIDSPYITGVPLTEQQEIFTGRTDIGTRIEQLLLDRRRPPLLLYGQRRMGKTSLLNNLGRLLPNTIIPMFVDLQGAPSSASDHAGFLYNLAKGMVNSAKRQSALTLPSLTREALPTDPFTSFNEWLDDVEHALGQNTALLALDEFEVLDSAITKGRFDEQDVLGMLRHLIQHRPRFKVLLAGSHTIEEYQRWASYLINVQVVHISYLKEDEARQLIEYPVKDFTLRYEPDAVKRVLQLTRCHPFLVQLLCGEIVALKNEQDPSVRRLATMADVEAAVPEALSSGSFFFADIQNNQVDAAGLVILRLLAAQGEGAIVSRSTTLQQLPDVSESAFELLLQRELIEEVGEGFRFQVELIRCWFAQ
- a CDS encoding ABC transporter ATP-binding protein, with the translated sequence MSDSLTHSSPLLEVKNVHAGYIKDVDILQGVNFRVERGELVTVIGPNGAGKSTLAKTIFGLLTPHTGSMTFNGENIVGLKSNQIVQRGMCYVPQIANVFPSLSVEENLEMGAFVRNVPLKPLKDKIYTMFSRLGDRRHQRAGTLSGGERQMLAMGKALMLEPSLLLLDEPSAALSPILVTQVFEQIKHINQSGTAIVLVEQNARKALEMADRGYVLESGRDAISGLGLELLNNPKVGELYLGAGKTH
- a CDS encoding ATP-binding protein, with translation MARSLRVAQEYIQKVKSSLQRSGYPSQKAFATEMGRSESTIKNFLRGEPVDYLNFVEFCEKLGLDWQEIADKNEPDTVETRHGASLHGSNITLEETSPFITGSPITHPRYFFGRQKELKRLFDLLKRHPLQNAAIIGKRRIGKTSLLHYLKNITTTPPEKLRSGQKYDWLPQAESYKWIFVDFQDPRMASRERLLGYILECLNLKVPTPCNLDYFMDVVSENLHNPTVILLDEIGVGLQRCPELDDEFWECLRSLATNHTRGNLAFILATHESPIELARNTGHSSPFFNIFGYTATLGALTEAEARELIASSPIPFPDEDVEWILQQSQRLPLLLQILCRERLFNLEDEETDENWREEGLRQIVPFRFLLEEP
- a CDS encoding Mov34/MPN/PAD-1 family protein, giving the protein MILKLLPEHLQTICTHAETTYPEECCGIILGYLASEGKTVVKVMPTENAWSAETAADFPRDDTLDYSKRQRYAIVRFLPRRFFQKRLPRSEGTGQLHGVQLGKRTRFAIAPQVMLQAQKEARDCKLNIIGIYHSHTDHPAIPSECDRQLAWQEYSYIIVSVQKGKASDIKSWLLDDNHQFQQEAIEKLG
- a CDS encoding GxxExxY protein, whose translation is MNADGRRWELNEITEKIIGCAFTVGKGLGCGFLEKVYENALAYELRQIGLLVEQQYDIEVQYKGIVVGKFLADLLVERRVLVELKAVRVLDENHFAQCLNYLKATGLNVCLLINFGNPKVEFKRIVRNL
- a CDS encoding carbonic anhydrase; amino-acid sequence: MSRKNGFVGRRNFLRHCVAGVGGFAIGNIILWNTKQAVALPATVANASSATPIPVYPDAALERLLNGNQRFVHQKRKYPDQTLERLQLVAKGQYPFASILGCADSRVPAEIIFDQGLGDLFVVRVAGNVASDMVIGSLEYATAILGSQLIVVLGHRKCGAVAEALQEEAVPGRIGFVVEGIKPAVERVKLRTGDIKENAVVGNIQYQAEKLQESSTILAKLIRQGKLKIVGACYDIDTGKVSVVA
- a CDS encoding indolepyruvate ferredoxin oxidoreductase subunit alpha → MPHTIVTDVCEGVADCVDACPVACIHQGPSKNVKGTDWYWIDFATCIDCGICIQVCPVEGAIVPEERPDLQKTP